The genomic window AGGCACGGAAAGCAATCAATACACGCATGCACAACCAGCAGACGGGCGTAGAAACCGAAATGATTGAGCGCAGGGATCTCAACCGCATGCTTCCCAAAGTGAACCTTGGGACTGAGGTGGTGGGGGCCAGCTACTGCCGGCAAGATGGACACGTCAATCCTCTTCAGCTGCTGGCCTCGCTGCACAAGGCGATCGTCGCTTACGGCGGGGAGCTCGTCTTCCGGTCATCGGTGTCTCGTATCGTGCCCTGTCCCTTTGGCTTTGAGGTGGAAACCAAACAGAAGCGATATCGCGCCACGCGCGTGATTGTCGCCGCTGGCCTTGCAACGCCACAGCTGACGCAGTCACTGGGACTTAATATGCCGCTTCATTCTGACCGCGGGCAGTTGCTCGTCACGGAACGGCTGGCGCCCATACTCCCATTTCCAGGGAGCGGTCTGCGGCAAACAGCCGATGGAACAGTAATGATCGGTGCAACCAAAGAAAACCTTACTGATCGCGGTGTCACTGTCGCCTCTGCCGCGACACTCGCTTCCCGCGCAACGCGAATAATCCCGGCGTTGGCACAGGTTCGCCTCGTGCGTCAATGGAGTGGCTTTCGCGTCATGCCGATGGACGGATCGCCGATTTACGCTGAGTCGAACAGTCACCCCGGTCTGTTTGCTGCAGCTTGTCATTCCGGGGTGACGCTTGCCGCGGCCCATGCGGAGATCGTCGCGCCCGCCATGATTGAGGGACGGTTGTCGAAGGACCTGTCCGTTTTTTCCAATGGAAGATTCGATGTTCAAAACTGTG from Agrobacterium vitis includes these protein-coding regions:
- a CDS encoding NAD(P)/FAD-dependent oxidoreductase; protein product: MDADTIVVGGGVVGAALAFGVARRQRAVIMLDGEDGDLRAARANFGLVWVQGKGVDMPAYSLLSRKSTDLWERFLKDVVAASEMPVDYARPGGLIYCLGEAEYEARKAINTRMHNQQTGVETEMIERRDLNRMLPKVNLGTEVVGASYCRQDGHVNPLQLLASLHKAIVAYGGELVFRSSVSRIVPCPFGFEVETKQKRYRATRVIVAAGLATPQLTQSLGLNMPLHSDRGQLLVTERLAPILPFPGSGLRQTADGTVMIGATKENLTDRGVTVASAATLASRATRIIPALAQVRLVRQWSGFRVMPMDGSPIYAESNSHPGLFAAACHSGVTLAAAHAEIVAPAMIEGRLSKDLSVFSNGRFDVQNCA